A genomic region of Solanum dulcamara chromosome 2, daSolDulc1.2, whole genome shotgun sequence contains the following coding sequences:
- the LOC129880180 gene encoding sphinganine C4-monooxygenase 1-like: MVGSVNIDQQGKGGYVSDEVLGTFLPIVVYWVYSGLYLMLGNMDNYRLHSKKDEDEKNLVSKKEVVKGVLLQQIVQAAVATVLFAVTGNDGESDGDQHASIFVLGRQLFVAMLMLDTWQYFMHRYMHQNKFLYKHIHAQHHRLIVPYAFGALYNHPLEGLILDTIGGALAFLVSGMSPRTSIFFFSFATIKTVDDHCGLWLPGNLFHIFFKNNSAYHDIHHQLYGTKFNYSQPFFVTWDRILGTYMPYELERRPEGGFEAKPVKDCKEH; the protein is encoded by the exons ATGGTGGGTAGTGTGAATATTGATCAACAGGGGAAGGGAGGATATGTGTCAGATGAAGTGTTGGGAACATTTTTACCAATTGTTGTGTATTGGGTATATTCAGGATTGTATTTAATGCTTGGGAATATGGATAATTATAGGTTGCATTCTAAGAAagatgaggatgagaagaatTTGGTGTCAAAAAAAGAGGTTGTTAAAGGTGTTCTTCTCCAACAGATCGTTCAGGCTGCTGTTGCCACCGTTCTCTTCGCG GTCACAGGAAATGATGGTGAATCCGATGGGGATCAACACGCTTCCATCTTTGTTCTTGGCAGACAGTTATTTGTTGCTATGTTGATGTTAGATACTTGGCAATATTTTATGCATCGGTACATGCACCAAAACAAGTTCTTGTACAAACATATCCATGCTCAACATCATCGGCTAATTGTTCCGTATGCATTTGGAGCTTTGTACAACCACCCTTTGGAGGGTCTGATTCTTGACACAATCGGTGGGGCTCTAGCTTTCCTCGTCTCTGGCATGTCACCACGTACCTCCATCTTCTTTTTCTCATTTGCTACGATCAAGACGGTTGATGATCATTGCGGACTATGGTTGCCCGGAAATCTCTTCCATATCTTCTTTAAAAACAACTCCGCTTACCATGATATCCATCACCAGCTTTATGGGACCAAGTTTAACTATTCACAGCCTTTCTTTGTGACGTGGGATAGGATACTTGGTACTTACATGCCATATGAACTTGAGAGGAGACCAGAAGGAGGTTTTGAAGCTAAGCCTGTTAAAGATTGCAAGGAACATTGA